The Nostoc sp. NIES-3756 DNA window GGGGAGTAGATTACATCCTATATTTAATTTTTAAAGATATTCTCAATAATTACCATACTGTGTTTGATTATATCTCTAGACAACTAGATGATTTAGAAGATGAAGTTTTAGCTAGTTCTGGGGATGAAACAACTTATCATAAAATTGCCGCTATGAGACAATCTACTCGTTCTGGTCGGCGTAATTTTCAAAATATCAAGTCTCTTGTAGCTCGGATGAATTATGAAGATTTTCAATGGATTAGTCAGCCAGTTAAGACGTTATTCAATCAAGAATTAGTTTATAAAGTTGACAACCTCTGGCAAGAATATCAAGCTTTAAGAGCTTGGATGTCAGAGTTAATGGAAATTCAACGTGATAACATTGCTAGTGAAACTAGTGAGCGCATTAATCGTTTAACTATCCTTTCAAGTATCTTTTTACCAATCACTTTTATTACTGGTTTTTATGGCATGAACTTTCAACATATGCCAGAACTAGAGCAGCCTTGGGGTTATCCGGCTGTGATTGTTGTCATCTTATTAATTGTGTTTGGTAGTATTGCGTTTGCTAAACAACAGCGTTGGTTATAGCTATGAAGTCAGAAAAGTAGGGAAAAAAGTCGGATTTACAAAATCTTATCTGAAAATTGGCACAGAGGAATTGTAGATTAATCTATGGTTCTTAAATTTTACTACCCTCATCGTTACATCATGGACGCTGAAGCAGCATTAGCATGGTTAGATACCATAATTCCTGCTCAGACCGGGGAACGGTTGAGCGATTTGCAAAAAGTTATTCTTCAGCAGGTTTGGTTGGGTAGAAAATACTTGGATATCGCCCATGCTTACGGTTGTACGGAAGGACACGCTAAGGATGTCGGGTCACAGTTATGGAAGTTGCTGTCTCAGGTACTGCGGGAGAAGATTACTAAAAATAATTGTCGCACCACTTTAGAACGGGTTGTTAGAAAAACTACGGCTATATCAGGTCTGATTGATTACCCAAAATTGTCCCAATTTTCCACTACCAAGTCAGAGGATAGCAATTTTTTGGGCAGAGAGGATGCGATCGCACACCTAAATACCTTGTTAAATCAAGGGTCGAAGGTGATTGTTATTCAAGGTGAGGGGGGTTTAGGTAAAACTACTCTGGCGCAGCAATATCTTCATCAAGGTTTTGAGTTAGTTTTAGAACTGTTGATGGCTAAGGAAACCCAGAACATCACCTCGGTGGAACGGGTGGTAGAGGAATGGTTGAAACAAGACTTTGGTGAAGAACCAGGGGTAGAGTTTGGGGTGACGTTGGGAAGGCTCAAGCGTCAACTACATAATCGGCGAATTGGGGTATTAATTGACAATCTCGAACCAGCTTTAGACCAGCAAGGAAAATTGATTCCTCCCCACCGCAGTTATGTAGAACTGTTGCGGGTTTTAGCTGATGCGAGAGTGCAATCTGTAACGCTAATTACCAGCCGCGATCGCTTGTGTGAACCTGGGTTAAATGTACATCATTATCGGCTTCCAGGTTTGGATCAAAACACATGGCTGAGGTATTTTAGCGATCGCGGGGTAACTATCAATCTATCTGCATTGCAACAAATACATCGTACCTACGGCGGTAATGCCAAGGCAATGGGTATTCTCTGCGGTGCGATGCAAGAGGACTTTGGCGGTAATATGTTGTTATATTGGCAAGAAAATCATGCTGATCCTTTAGCCGCAACGGATTTAAAAAATTTAGCAGTCAGTCAAATTAATCGATTGCAAACCCTTGACCCGCAAGCTTATCGCCTGCTGTGTCGTTTGGGTTGCTATCGTTACCAAGATATACCTACTATCCCCTCGTCTGCGCTGCTTTGTTTATTGTGGGATGTTCCACCTGCTGAACATCGTCAAGTTATCGCTTCCCTGAGAAACCGCTCTTTGGTAGAGTGCGATCAAGGTGAATATTGGCTACATCCTGTCATTCGTGCTGAGGCGATCGCTCGTTTACGCGATAGTGATGAGTGGAAAATTACTAACCACAAAGCAGCAGAGTTTTGGACGACTAGTGTTCCTAAAATTGCCACATTTAAAGATGCTCTGCAAGCTTTAGAAGCATATTACCACTATATAGAAATTAAAGAATTTGAGTTAGCAGGTAAAGTTATTCTCAAAAGTCGGCATAATCAATGGCAACAGTTTTTACCCCTTGGGAGTACCTTGTATCGTATGGGGTTAATTCAGCCAATATTAACTGCCATTAATCAAGTTGTTAATAATATTGTGCAAGAGCAAAATATCATCGAATTATATAATATTTTGGGTGATTTGTATTGGATAACTGGAGATATTACTCAGGCGATCGCTTGCCAAGAAAAGACTATTACTCAGGCAACCCAGGCACTCAAGTCACTTGTACCTCAGCCAGAGAATAAACATAAGGTTTACTATCTGCGAATGTTAGAGGTAGACTCACTTTTAAGTATTGGTTTGTACAAAATAGATTTGTGGGAATTAGAAGCAGCTACAAAGTTATTTCAAGAAGTAATTTATCTTGCTCAAAATACAGACCATCATCGCTGGGCAGAAAAAGCTTCTGTATGTTTAGCTTTAACTAATTCATATTTAGGTTTCTGTGACGCTTCCTATGCGTTGGCAGATGTATCATATCAAAATATTCAAAATGAGAAACTGGTCAAAAGTGGCAGCTTTGCTTATTTCATTCAAATATTAGGACAAACTTATGTCAACTTGGGAGATTTCACTAAGGCAAAGCAAATGTTTCATCAAGCTTTGACCTTTGCTGAAGAAAGTCATTATATGCAGGTTAAAGCTAAAACCTTGAATGGTTTAGCAGAAATTCAGCGTCAACAAGCAGATTATCAATTAGCTCTAGCTCATCATACACAGACAATAGAGTTATTAGATAAAATAGGCGCTAAATGTGACTTAGCAGAAGCTTATTTCCAGTTAGGATTGACTTATGAAAAATTTGGAAATAGTCATGAAAGTCAAAGATATTTCCAGCAAGCAATTCATTTATTTACAGAAATAAATGCTCCAAGGCAAGTTATCAAAATATCCATAGCTATTGACAGACTGAGGAGAAATTCAAATTAATAACAAAATTGACTAAACTTTAAGATTCATTTAATTACCCAGTCTAAAGGTTTAGGAAAATTGTAAGCTGAATTGTTAATTAAAAACTAGGTTTGAGTAATAAGCACGTATTATTCAATAAACTAAGGACTAGCAACGAGAGTTTCTAATTGTAAATATTTTTTGAGCTTAAGCATTTTCAGATATTGACTGGTAATCCTAAAGCTCAAAAGATTTACCTGCCTCAATAAGTTCAAATATTAAAGTAGAGTGCTACATGAGCGAAGTAACGGTTAAAGAGATTGAATCAAACTCATTTCCCAAAGGAGATTATGTTTCCCCAGGATTTTTTACTGTACAGCCAGATTCATGTTTTCCGAATATGATTTTAGGAAATAGATATGATTCTTCTTGGCTTTACCTGCGGCGAAACATTCCTCATAATTTGTATGTAGATAAACGACTATCTTATGTTGGGTTTGTCAGCCGAGATGAAGCTCATATTCTCTACAACACAGCTTTAAAATTTTCAGGTCAAAAAGCTCTAGAAATAGGTTGTTGGATGGGTTGGTCTGCTTGTCATTTAGCTTTAGGAGGGGTAGAACTAGATGTTATCGACCCTATGTTATCTGAACCATTATTTAATGAAAGTGTCACCGATTCATTGAAGCGTGCAGGAGTAAAAGATTCAGTGAATCTTATCCCTGGATATAGCCCCCGAAAAGTAGAAGAGATAGCTAATAAATTACAACGCAAATGGTCGTTGATATTTATAGATGGTCATCACGAAGCACCAGCACCACTCAATGATACGATTATTTGCGAACAACTCGCAGAAGATGATGCGCTAATTTTATTTCATGATTTAAGTTCCCCTGATGTCGGTCAAGGATTGGACTATTTAAGAGCTAAAGGTTGGCAGACAATGGTTTATCAAACTATGCAAATTATGGGTGTGGCATGGCGAGGAGATGTTGAGCCTGTCATACATCAACCAGATACTAATATTGACTGGCACTTGCCTCCACACTTACAATCTTATACTGTAAGTGGTACAGTTCAACCTGTAAAAACAGATAAATTTGCAGCAATTCTCAAAGCAGTT harbors:
- a CDS encoding magnesium transporter CorA family protein, giving the protein MLILLTFSQNHLELFSCKDVDTVLKRIDSSHNIWLRCINFRDRTGTAKIVNYFQLNPSRTDMIFNRSIIGIDEDIEDCLFDGYEILTHQIKNQEFQVARGSIVLGSNFIITFEIIEIKVLTILINNIQRRIIDIQEWGVDYILYLIFKDILNNYHTVFDYISRQLDDLEDEVLASSGDETTYHKIAAMRQSTRSGRRNFQNIKSLVARMNYEDFQWISQPVKTLFNQELVYKVDNLWQEYQALRAWMSELMEIQRDNIASETSERINRLTILSSIFLPITFITGFYGMNFQHMPELEQPWGYPAVIVVILLIVFGSIAFAKQQRWL
- a CDS encoding tetratricopeptide repeat protein; its protein translation is MDAEAALAWLDTIIPAQTGERLSDLQKVILQQVWLGRKYLDIAHAYGCTEGHAKDVGSQLWKLLSQVLREKITKNNCRTTLERVVRKTTAISGLIDYPKLSQFSTTKSEDSNFLGREDAIAHLNTLLNQGSKVIVIQGEGGLGKTTLAQQYLHQGFELVLELLMAKETQNITSVERVVEEWLKQDFGEEPGVEFGVTLGRLKRQLHNRRIGVLIDNLEPALDQQGKLIPPHRSYVELLRVLADARVQSVTLITSRDRLCEPGLNVHHYRLPGLDQNTWLRYFSDRGVTINLSALQQIHRTYGGNAKAMGILCGAMQEDFGGNMLLYWQENHADPLAATDLKNLAVSQINRLQTLDPQAYRLLCRLGCYRYQDIPTIPSSALLCLLWDVPPAEHRQVIASLRNRSLVECDQGEYWLHPVIRAEAIARLRDSDEWKITNHKAAEFWTTSVPKIATFKDALQALEAYYHYIEIKEFELAGKVILKSRHNQWQQFLPLGSTLYRMGLIQPILTAINQVVNNIVQEQNIIELYNILGDLYWITGDITQAIACQEKTITQATQALKSLVPQPENKHKVYYLRMLEVDSLLSIGLYKIDLWELEAATKLFQEVIYLAQNTDHHRWAEKASVCLALTNSYLGFCDASYALADVSYQNIQNEKLVKSGSFAYFIQILGQTYVNLGDFTKAKQMFHQALTFAEESHYMQVKAKTLNGLAEIQRQQADYQLALAHHTQTIELLDKIGAKCDLAEAYFQLGLTYEKFGNSHESQRYFQQAIHLFTEINAPRQVIKISIAIDRLRRNSN
- a CDS encoding class I SAM-dependent methyltransferase, whose protein sequence is MSEVTVKEIESNSFPKGDYVSPGFFTVQPDSCFPNMILGNRYDSSWLYLRRNIPHNLYVDKRLSYVGFVSRDEAHILYNTALKFSGQKALEIGCWMGWSACHLALGGVELDVIDPMLSEPLFNESVTDSLKRAGVKDSVNLIPGYSPRKVEEIANKLQRKWSLIFIDGHHEAPAPLNDTIICEQLAEDDALILFHDLSSPDVGQGLDYLRAKGWQTMVYQTMQIMGVAWRGDVEPVIHQPDTNIDWHLPPHLQSYTVSGTVQPVKTDKFAAILKAVQPYTLFSEAQLFSIYSQAQQVYDYIFWLPKILKQNFSTKKSFHS